The following proteins come from a genomic window of Paenibacillus spongiae:
- a CDS encoding GNAT family N-acetyltransferase produces the protein MEEIIVQGVRANLQERGGMMEIRVMNKDDFDMRTELSMYAFQYSLSKEQLDEQRNQYKPVGEWGAFEDGQLQAMYTLIPFQLYIQGRPMAMGGIAGVATFPEQRRKGHVAKLLSHSLVEMKEKGQVVSCLAPFSFGFYRKYGWELYTDLKRYSVLPSQFPPRTATEGHVKRITPDSALLEPVYEAYASRYNGTMVRDRDWWTNSVIRRKSGKAAVYYRPDGEAGGYLLYNIENRVLHIHEMVYLDETARQGLWTFLANHDSMLEKIILSAPANDELPYLLPEPRISQEIVPFFMARIVDAASFVEQYAFRGTGEPVLLKFQIIDPHAPWNEGVWTWTIGADGQGSLAGTALEAGETVDAGCDIQTLTAMLMGYQRPQALHRYGRLTGSAEAAGILESVIPDRQTYLMDSF, from the coding sequence ATGGAAGAGATTATAGTCCAGGGGGTGCGGGCGAATTTACAAGAACGGGGTGGTATGATGGAAATCCGGGTCATGAACAAGGATGATTTCGATATGCGGACCGAGCTGTCCATGTATGCGTTTCAATATTCTCTTTCAAAGGAACAGCTGGATGAACAGCGGAATCAATATAAGCCTGTGGGCGAATGGGGTGCGTTTGAAGACGGCCAGCTTCAGGCGATGTACACGCTCATTCCATTTCAGCTCTATATTCAAGGGCGTCCGATGGCCATGGGCGGGATTGCGGGAGTGGCGACTTTTCCGGAACAAAGGCGTAAGGGACATGTGGCAAAGCTGCTCTCCCATTCGCTCGTCGAGATGAAGGAGAAGGGCCAAGTCGTGTCCTGCCTTGCTCCATTCTCGTTTGGATTCTATCGCAAATACGGATGGGAGCTCTATACGGATCTGAAGAGATATTCGGTCCTGCCGTCGCAATTCCCCCCACGCACTGCCACGGAAGGGCATGTAAAGCGTATTACGCCGGATAGCGCGCTGCTGGAACCCGTTTATGAAGCCTATGCCTCGCGATACAACGGTACAATGGTACGAGACCGCGATTGGTGGACGAATTCCGTAATCAGGCGCAAGTCGGGCAAAGCAGCCGTATATTACCGGCCGGATGGCGAAGCGGGAGGGTACCTTCTCTACAACATCGAGAATCGGGTGCTGCACATCCATGAGATGGTTTATCTGGACGAAACGGCAAGGCAAGGTCTCTGGACGTTCCTGGCGAATCATGATTCCATGCTCGAGAAGATCATCTTGAGTGCGCCGGCGAACGACGAGCTTCCTTACCTGCTGCCGGAACCGCGGATCAGTCAGGAGATCGTCCCGTTCTTCATGGCGCGCATCGTCGACGCGGCTTCCTTCGTGGAGCAGTATGCGTTCCGGGGGACGGGGGAGCCGGTCTTGCTGAAGTTCCAAATCATCGATCCCCATGCCCCGTGGAATGAAGGGGTGTGGACGTGGACGATCGGGGCCGATGGGCAAGGCTCGCTTGCCGGAACGGCGCTGGAAGCCGGCGAGACAGTCGATGCAGGCTGCGATATTCAAACGTTGACGGCCATGCTGATGGGTTATCAGCGGCCGCAGGCGCTGCACCGTTACGGCAGGCTGACCGGATCCGCCGAGGCGGCAGGAATACTGGAGAGCGTCATTCCGGATCGCCAGACCTATTTGATGGATTCTTTTTGA
- the glpK gene encoding glycerol kinase GlpK: MDARYILSIDQGTTSTRAVLFDRDGSVAGIAQQEITQHFPKPGWVEHNANEIWVSVFGVMAAALTEADIRPEQIAGIGITNQRETAVVWDRHTGRPIHNAVVWQSRQTAEYCEQLQRDGHSELFRERTGLLIDPYFSGTKVKWILDHVEGAHEKAASGELLFGTIDSWLVWKLSGGKAHVTDYSNASRTLMYNIHELRWDEELLRILGIPACMLPEVRSSSEVYANTVEHHFFGKSVPIAGVIGDQQAALFGQACFEKGMAKNTYGTGCFMLMNTGDQAIASKHGLLTTIAWGIGGRVEYALEGSVFVAGSAVQWLRDGLRMIKTAADAEAYARKVDSTEGVYVVPAFVGLGTPYWDSDVRGAIFGLTRGTSKEHLILATLESLAYQSKDVLVAMEEDSGLTLTGLRVDGGAVDNALLMQFQSDLLGVDVERQEIREITALGSAYMAGLAVGFWKDREELLAKWKSGRTYSPSMAEEKRSELYGGWKKAVKAAMAFK; this comes from the coding sequence ATGGATGCCAGGTATATCTTGTCGATCGATCAGGGCACGACGAGCACGAGAGCGGTCTTGTTCGATCGCGACGGCAGCGTTGCGGGAATCGCCCAGCAGGAAATTACGCAGCACTTTCCAAAGCCAGGCTGGGTAGAGCATAATGCGAACGAAATATGGGTCTCGGTGTTTGGCGTCATGGCTGCTGCCTTGACGGAGGCCGATATTCGACCGGAGCAGATCGCCGGAATCGGAATTACGAATCAGCGGGAAACAGCCGTCGTGTGGGATCGCCATACAGGCCGTCCCATCCACAACGCGGTCGTCTGGCAATCCCGGCAGACAGCGGAATATTGCGAGCAGCTGCAGCGGGACGGACATAGCGAGCTGTTCCGGGAGCGGACGGGGCTGCTCATTGATCCCTATTTCTCCGGAACGAAGGTGAAGTGGATCCTCGATCATGTCGAAGGGGCGCATGAGAAGGCGGCAAGCGGAGAGCTTCTGTTCGGCACGATCGATTCGTGGCTCGTCTGGAAATTGAGCGGCGGCAAGGCGCATGTAACCGACTATTCGAATGCTTCGCGGACGCTGATGTATAATATTCACGAGCTGCGCTGGGATGAAGAGCTGCTGCGGATTCTCGGCATTCCGGCCTGCATGCTGCCGGAGGTCCGGTCTTCCTCGGAAGTGTACGCCAATACGGTGGAGCATCATTTCTTCGGGAAGAGCGTACCTATTGCGGGGGTAATCGGCGACCAGCAGGCGGCCTTGTTCGGGCAGGCTTGCTTCGAGAAGGGGATGGCCAAGAATACGTACGGGACCGGCTGCTTCATGCTGATGAATACGGGCGATCAGGCGATTGCCTCCAAGCATGGCCTGCTGACGACAATCGCATGGGGGATCGGCGGGCGAGTGGAGTACGCGCTTGAAGGAAGCGTGTTCGTGGCGGGGTCCGCGGTGCAGTGGCTTCGCGACGGCCTTCGGATGATCAAGACGGCTGCCGATGCGGAAGCGTATGCCCGCAAGGTCGACTCGACGGAAGGGGTTTACGTTGTGCCTGCCTTCGTCGGTCTGGGCACGCCGTACTGGGACAGCGATGTAAGAGGAGCGATCTTCGGGCTGACGCGCGGCACGAGCAAAGAGCATCTCATCCTGGCTACGCTGGAGTCGCTCGCGTATCAGAGCAAGGACGTGCTGGTTGCCATGGAGGAGGACTCCGGGTTGACCTTGACCGGTCTTCGCGTTGATGGCGGAGCGGTGGACAATGCGCTGCTCATGCAGTTCCAGAGCGATCTGCTTGGGGTGGATGTAGAACGTCAGGAAATCCGTGAAATCACGGCGCTCGGTTCGGCTTACATGGCGGGTCTTGCCGTCGGTTTCTGGAAGGACCGCGAGGAGCTGCTTGCGAAATGGAAGTCCGGGCGCACGTATTCCCCTTCCATGGCGGAAGAGAAGCGTTCCGAGCTGTACGGCGGCTGGAAGAAGGCGGTTAAGGCGGCTATGGCTTTCAAGTGA
- a CDS encoding glycerol-3-phosphate dehydrogenase/oxidase: MERTFSAAGRHELLNGLQDEIYDVLIIGGGITGAGIALDARTRGMKTALIEMQDFAAGTSSRSTKLVHGGLRYLKQLEIKVVAEVGKERAVVYENGPHITTPEWMLLPFYNGGTFGAFTTSIGLKVYDFLAGVKREERRKMLSREETLRKEPLLKEEGLKGGGYYVEYRTDDARLTIEVLKKAVEAGADAVNYAKAEKLLYENGKLTGVQVTDRIGGGTYTVRARQVVNATGPWVDTLREQDKSKKGKTLRLTKGVHLVFNGERFPLHQAIYFDTPDGRMMFAIPRDGKTYVGTTDTDYTGDTAHPTTTQADLDYVLQASRAMFPKLNLSQADIESSWAGLRPLIYQEGKSPSEVSRRDEIFRSDSGLITIAGGKLTGYRKMAETVTDLLASELGKSGREGFAGCSTKTLPLSGGDMGGSAGFPSYVMTKTGEGVRLGLPRDAAERLTRRYGSNVDQVYSLLPAVAADAARYNMPLEVCASLRYSMDCEMTATPSDFFIRRTGALFFDIAWVKKWEDAVIQAMTDCLGYTQEQRDRYKAELDRQLQEAMTPTP, encoded by the coding sequence ATGGAACGAACATTTTCAGCTGCTGGGCGGCATGAGCTGTTGAACGGCTTACAGGATGAGATTTATGATGTATTGATTATTGGAGGAGGCATAACAGGAGCGGGTATTGCGCTTGATGCCCGGACCAGGGGCATGAAGACGGCGCTTATAGAAATGCAGGACTTTGCGGCCGGCACGTCCAGCCGTTCCACGAAGCTCGTCCATGGCGGATTGCGGTATTTGAAGCAGCTTGAAATCAAGGTTGTCGCCGAAGTCGGGAAAGAGCGTGCCGTCGTATATGAGAATGGCCCGCACATCACGACACCCGAATGGATGCTGCTTCCGTTCTATAATGGCGGCACGTTCGGCGCGTTCACGACATCGATCGGCTTGAAGGTCTATGATTTTCTGGCGGGCGTGAAGCGCGAAGAACGCCGGAAGATGCTCAGCCGGGAGGAGACGCTGCGCAAGGAACCGCTGCTGAAGGAAGAGGGCTTGAAGGGCGGCGGCTATTACGTCGAATACCGCACCGACGATGCGCGCTTGACGATCGAGGTGCTCAAGAAAGCGGTGGAAGCCGGGGCCGACGCCGTTAACTATGCCAAAGCGGAGAAGCTGCTTTATGAGAACGGCAAGCTGACCGGCGTCCAAGTGACCGACCGGATTGGCGGGGGCACCTATACGGTGCGCGCCCGGCAGGTCGTGAATGCTACCGGACCTTGGGTCGACACGCTTCGCGAGCAGGACAAATCGAAGAAGGGCAAGACGCTGAGGCTGACGAAAGGCGTGCATCTGGTGTTCAATGGGGAGCGGTTCCCGCTGCATCAGGCGATTTATTTCGATACGCCGGACGGCCGGATGATGTTTGCGATCCCCCGCGACGGCAAGACGTATGTCGGCACGACGGATACGGATTATACAGGGGACACGGCGCATCCTACGACGACCCAAGCCGATTTGGACTATGTCCTGCAGGCTTCGCGGGCCATGTTTCCGAAGCTCAATCTAAGCCAGGCGGATATCGAATCCAGCTGGGCAGGTCTGCGGCCGCTTATTTATCAGGAGGGCAAATCGCCGTCGGAGGTTTCGCGCCGGGACGAGATTTTCCGCTCCGATTCCGGGCTGATTACGATTGCGGGCGGCAAGCTTACCGGCTACCGGAAGATGGCGGAGACGGTGACCGATCTGCTCGCATCGGAACTGGGGAAGAGCGGGCGCGAAGGATTCGCCGGATGCTCCACCAAGACGCTGCCGCTATCCGGCGGGGATATGGGCGGTTCGGCAGGCTTCCCCTCCTATGTGATGACGAAGACGGGGGAAGGCGTTCGTCTGGGTCTGCCGCGGGACGCTGCGGAGCGCTTGACGCGCCGGTACGGTTCGAACGTGGATCAGGTGTACAGCCTGCTGCCGGCTGTAGCTGCCGACGCAGCGCGGTATAACATGCCTCTGGAGGTTTGCGCGTCTCTAAGGTACAGCATGGACTGTGAGATGACGGCCACGCCTTCGGACTTCTTCATCCGGCGCACCGGAGCGCTGTTCTTCGACATCGCATGGGTAAAGAAATGGGAGGATGCCGTTATTCAGGCGATGACGGACTGTCTGGGCTATACGCAGGAACAGCGGGACCGTTACAAGGCGGAGCTGGACCGGCAGCTTCAGGAAGCGATGACGCCAACCCCATAA
- a CDS encoding ABC transporter ATP-binding protein, producing MSEQQKQGPQGPSGGAGGPERKPGGPSPGGFGFGPGRGGPGGMGMPVQKAKNFKATLKRLIGYLMPHRGALLIVFVTAVLGTVFSILGPKIMGKATTELYRSFVERTPIDFTYIWNILIILAGLYVISSLFSYIQQYVMAGVAQKTVYDLRKDVNEKLARLPLKFYDSRTHGEILSRAVNDVDNISSTLQQSLTQFITAVITLIGVIVMMLTISPLLTLITVITLPVSFLAIAMIAKKSQAYFKGQQAALGELNGHVEEMYTGHPVVKAFGHEDKSIQKFDVVNERLYESGWRAQFVSGMIMPIMGFIGNIGYVLVAVAGGILVLRKSIEIGDVQAFISYSRQFTMPVTQTAQIANIIQSTIASAERVFELLDETEEVPEADKDAKVIELPKGHVRFEHVHFGYSEEAMLIENMNIDVKAGQTIAIVGPTGAGKTTLINLLMRFYEINDGRITIDGADITEMKRGDLRSLFGMVLQDTWLFNGTIHENIAYGRAGATDEEVLQAAKAAYADHFIRTLPDGYNTVLNEEASNISQGQKQLLTIARAILADPSILILDEATSSVDTRTEVHIQQAMNELMMGRTSFVIAHRLSTIRDADLILVMNHGTVIEQGSHEQLLAQGGFYADLYESQFSGRKSSRHVI from the coding sequence ATGAGTGAGCAGCAGAAGCAAGGACCTCAAGGACCGAGCGGCGGCGCCGGCGGACCGGAGCGCAAACCGGGCGGCCCCTCTCCGGGAGGCTTCGGCTTCGGGCCCGGACGGGGCGGTCCGGGCGGAATGGGAATGCCTGTCCAGAAGGCGAAGAACTTCAAGGCAACGCTAAAGCGGCTTATCGGCTATCTGATGCCGCATCGGGGCGCGCTTCTCATCGTATTCGTTACGGCCGTGCTCGGCACCGTCTTCTCCATCCTCGGGCCCAAGATTATGGGCAAAGCGACGACCGAGCTGTACAGGAGCTTCGTCGAGCGAACTCCCATCGATTTCACATACATCTGGAACATCCTGATCATTCTCGCCGGTTTGTATGTGATCAGTTCGTTGTTCAGTTATATTCAGCAGTACGTCATGGCGGGGGTCGCTCAGAAAACGGTCTACGACCTGCGCAAGGACGTGAACGAGAAGCTCGCCCGTCTGCCGCTTAAATTCTATGACTCCCGCACGCACGGCGAGATTCTAAGCCGCGCAGTGAATGACGTCGATAATATAAGCAGCACCCTGCAGCAAAGCTTGACCCAGTTCATCACCGCCGTTATTACGCTGATCGGCGTCATCGTCATGATGCTGACCATCAGTCCGCTCTTGACGTTGATTACCGTCATAACGCTTCCGGTCAGCTTCCTGGCCATCGCCATGATCGCCAAGAAATCGCAAGCCTATTTCAAAGGCCAACAGGCGGCGCTAGGCGAGCTCAACGGCCATGTTGAAGAGATGTATACCGGCCACCCTGTGGTCAAGGCGTTCGGTCACGAAGATAAATCGATCCAGAAGTTCGACGTTGTGAATGAGCGGTTATACGAGTCGGGCTGGCGCGCCCAATTCGTCTCCGGCATGATCATGCCGATCATGGGCTTTATCGGCAACATCGGGTACGTGCTGGTCGCCGTCGCAGGCGGTATTCTCGTCCTGCGCAAATCGATCGAGATCGGCGATGTTCAGGCGTTTATCTCATACTCCCGCCAATTCACGATGCCGGTGACGCAAACGGCGCAAATCGCCAATATCATTCAATCGACCATCGCGTCGGCAGAGCGGGTATTCGAGCTGCTTGATGAGACGGAGGAGGTACCGGAAGCAGACAAAGACGCGAAGGTCATCGAACTGCCGAAGGGCCATGTCCGGTTCGAGCATGTCCATTTCGGCTATTCGGAGGAAGCCATGCTCATCGAGAACATGAACATTGATGTCAAAGCAGGTCAAACCATCGCCATTGTCGGACCGACCGGCGCGGGCAAGACAACGCTGATCAATCTGCTCATGCGCTTCTACGAGATCAACGACGGCCGCATTACGATCGACGGCGCCGATATTACCGAGATGAAGCGCGGCGACCTCCGCAGCCTGTTCGGCATGGTTCTCCAGGACACATGGCTGTTTAACGGAACTATCCACGAGAATATCGCGTACGGCCGCGCCGGTGCCACGGACGAAGAAGTCTTGCAGGCGGCGAAAGCCGCGTACGCGGACCACTTTATCCGCACATTGCCGGACGGCTATAACACGGTCCTCAACGAGGAAGCGTCCAACATCTCGCAAGGCCAGAAGCAGCTGCTGACCATCGCCAGAGCCATTCTGGCCGACCCGTCGATCCTCATCCTCGACGAAGCGACGAGCAGCGTCGATACGCGGACCGAGGTTCATATCCAGCAGGCGATGAACGAGCTGATGATGGGAAGAACGAGCTTCGTCATCGCGCACAGGCTGTCCACGATCCGGGATGCCGATCTCATCCTCGTGATGAACCACGGAACCGTGATCGAGCAAGGCTCGCATGAGCAGCTGCTCGCCCAAGGCGGCTTCTACGCCGATTTATACGAGAGCCAGTTCAGCGGTAGAAAGTCATCCCGGCATGTAATCTAA
- a CDS encoding glycerol-3-phosphate responsive antiterminator translates to MAFHRQLILPAVRRIKDLEKLLGMSYEYIVLLDSHISQVQHVVEMARANGKKALIHADLIEGLKNDEYAAEYLCQVVKPSGIISTKSGVIMKTKQNRLLAIQRLFLLDTGALEKGYSLLERTMPDYIEVLPGVIPSIITEVNDRTGIPIFAGGLIRSVRDVEQALAAGASAVTTSDKELWKHFEGLA, encoded by the coding sequence ATGGCCTTTCATCGCCAGCTCATACTGCCTGCCGTCCGCAGGATCAAGGATCTGGAGAAGCTGCTCGGCATGAGCTATGAGTATATCGTCCTGCTCGACAGCCACATCAGCCAAGTTCAGCATGTTGTGGAGATGGCAAGGGCGAACGGGAAAAAAGCGCTGATTCATGCCGATCTTATCGAAGGCTTGAAGAACGACGAATACGCGGCGGAGTATCTGTGCCAGGTCGTTAAGCCAAGCGGCATCATATCGACCAAGTCGGGCGTCATTATGAAAACGAAGCAAAACCGGCTGCTCGCCATTCAACGCCTCTTTCTGCTGGATACGGGCGCGCTGGAGAAGGGTTATTCGCTGCTGGAGCGGACGATGCCGGACTATATCGAAGTGCTCCCCGGCGTCATTCCGAGCATCATTACGGAGGTCAACGACCGGACGGGCATTCCGATCTTCGCCGGCGGTCTGATCCGTTCGGTTCGAGATGTGGAGCAGGCTTTGGCTGCCGGGGCGAGTGCGGTGACGACATCCGACAAGGAGCTGTGGAAGCACTTTGAAGGTCTTGCTTAA
- a CDS encoding MerR family transcriptional regulator, translating into MTHKVKEVAESAGVSVRTLHHYDEIGLVVPESVTTGGHRLYSARNLERLQQVLFFKEIGFSLEEIKRVLDSPGFDRKHALTAHKELLEQKKRRLEEIIDTVNQTIQSLDGGLSMSRDEMFNGFDMKEIEEHKTKYAAEARQKYGEAYEAAERRTNKYTKEDWASIHAENEASNAKIIAAMDRGPSDPQVQEGVGELRAHITRYYYDCTLDIFRGLADLYVDDPRFTANIDKNKPGYAAFLREAMIVYCKNQGLDV; encoded by the coding sequence GTGACGCACAAGGTGAAGGAAGTGGCGGAGTCCGCTGGTGTTAGCGTCCGGACGCTGCACCATTATGACGAGATCGGGCTGGTCGTTCCCGAATCCGTGACGACGGGTGGACATCGGTTGTATTCAGCACGCAACCTGGAGCGGCTGCAGCAGGTGCTTTTCTTCAAAGAGATCGGTTTTTCCCTCGAGGAGATCAAGCGGGTGCTGGACAGCCCGGGATTCGACCGCAAGCATGCCTTGACGGCGCATAAAGAGCTGCTGGAGCAGAAGAAGCGGCGGCTTGAGGAAATCATCGATACCGTGAATCAAACGATACAATCCCTGGATGGAGGGCTGTCTATGAGCCGAGACGAAATGTTTAACGGATTCGATATGAAGGAAATTGAAGAACACAAAACGAAGTATGCCGCTGAAGCGCGGCAAAAATACGGCGAAGCCTATGAAGCTGCGGAACGGCGGACGAATAAATACACCAAGGAGGATTGGGCTAGCATTCACGCGGAGAACGAGGCCAGCAATGCCAAGATTATCGCCGCGATGGACCGCGGGCCGTCCGATCCTCAAGTGCAGGAAGGTGTGGGCGAGCTGCGCGCGCATATTACCCGGTATTATTATGACTGCACGCTGGACATTTTTCGGGGACTGGCCGATTTGTATGTGGACGATCCGCGGTTCACGGCCAACATCGACAAGAACAAACCGGGCTACGCGGCGTTTCTGCGCGAGGCGATGATTGTGTACTGCAAGAATCAAGGCTTGGATGTGTAA
- a CDS encoding ABC transporter ATP-binding protein, translated as MIKLLRFLKPYRTPVVFVLLLVFLQSLSDLYLPTLMADIIDKGVTPGDQSYIWKIGGFMLFIAAVGGFCSIGASYLSAKAAGGFGKDLRSRVFSHVERFSLNEFDKIGTASLITRTTNDITQVQMVLTMMMRVMVMAPLMCFGGIIMALSKDVKLSFIIIGIIPILAVIILAIVSRSVPLFKAMQVKIDKLNLVLRENLTGIRVIRSFNRTAHEQKRFNAANRDLTDTAVAVNRLMAILMPIMMLVINIASIAIVWFGGLRIDSGDLMVGELIAFIQYAWQIMFSLIFASMMFVMVPRASASAIRINEVLNMMPNIEDPAEASSSTQPASSTVEFDNVTFYYPGAEIPALSNISFTAGPGEVTAIIGGTGSGKSTMINLIPRFYDVSEGRIRIGGSDVRGLTQEKLRERIGLVPQKALLFTGTIADNIRFGKEDATEEEIRHAAEIAQATDFVTAMPDQFESAISQGGTNVSGGQKQRLSIARALVRKPDIYLFDDSFSALDFKTDAKLREALRSETDDATVIIVAQRVSTVMDADRIIVIDDGQIAAIGTHRDLMQTCEIYREIVKSQLSEEEIA; from the coding sequence ATGATTAAGCTCCTGCGTTTTTTAAAGCCTTACCGGACGCCCGTCGTTTTTGTGCTGCTGCTCGTCTTCCTTCAATCTCTCTCGGACCTCTACCTCCCTACGCTAATGGCCGATATCATCGATAAGGGAGTCACCCCCGGCGATCAATCTTACATCTGGAAAATAGGCGGCTTTATGTTGTTTATCGCAGCCGTTGGCGGCTTCTGTTCCATCGGCGCCAGTTATTTGTCCGCCAAGGCCGCGGGCGGCTTCGGCAAAGATTTGCGCAGCCGCGTATTCAGCCATGTCGAGCGCTTCTCCTTGAACGAATTCGACAAGATCGGCACAGCTTCGCTCATTACCCGGACGACCAATGACATTACACAGGTCCAGATGGTGCTGACGATGATGATGCGCGTCATGGTAATGGCTCCGCTAATGTGCTTCGGCGGCATTATTATGGCGCTCTCCAAGGACGTTAAGCTGTCGTTCATCATTATTGGCATTATTCCTATCCTTGCGGTAATCATTCTCGCGATTGTCAGCCGCAGCGTCCCGCTGTTCAAAGCGATGCAGGTCAAGATCGATAAACTGAACCTCGTGCTGCGGGAAAATTTGACCGGGATTCGCGTCATCCGCTCCTTCAATCGCACGGCCCATGAGCAGAAGCGGTTCAACGCCGCCAACCGGGATTTGACGGATACGGCGGTTGCCGTTAACCGGCTGATGGCCATCCTGATGCCGATCATGATGCTGGTCATCAACATCGCCAGCATCGCCATCGTCTGGTTCGGCGGGCTCCGTATCGATAGCGGCGATTTGATGGTCGGCGAGCTGATCGCGTTCATTCAATATGCTTGGCAAATCATGTTCTCCTTGATCTTCGCCTCCATGATGTTCGTCATGGTTCCCCGCGCTTCCGCATCGGCTATCCGCATCAACGAGGTGCTGAATATGATGCCGAATATTGAAGATCCGGCGGAAGCCTCCTCCTCCACGCAGCCCGCTTCAAGCACGGTGGAATTCGATAATGTCACCTTCTACTATCCAGGGGCCGAAATTCCGGCGCTCTCGAATATTTCGTTCACGGCAGGCCCTGGCGAGGTAACGGCGATCATTGGCGGTACCGGCTCCGGCAAGTCGACGATGATCAACCTCATCCCCCGGTTCTATGACGTCAGCGAAGGGCGCATCCGCATAGGCGGGTCTGATGTGCGCGGCCTCACACAAGAGAAGCTCCGTGAGCGAATCGGGCTTGTCCCGCAGAAAGCGCTGCTCTTCACCGGCACCATCGCCGATAATATTCGCTTCGGCAAGGAGGATGCGACGGAAGAGGAAATTCGCCATGCAGCCGAGATTGCCCAAGCGACCGATTTCGTGACGGCGATGCCGGATCAATTCGAGTCCGCCATCTCGCAGGGAGGGACGAACGTATCCGGCGGCCAGAAGCAGCGGCTCTCGATCGCCCGCGCGCTTGTCCGCAAGCCGGATATTTACTTGTTCGACGACAGCTTCTCGGCGCTAGATTTCAAGACCGATGCGAAGCTTCGCGAAGCGCTCCGCTCCGAGACGGATGATGCCACCGTGATCATCGTCGCCCAGCGGGTCAGCACGGTCATGGACGCCGACCGGATCATCGTCATCGACGACGGGCAGATTGCCGCGATCGGCACACATCGCGATCTGATGCAAACCTGCGAGATCTATCGTGAAATCGTGAAGTCGCAGCTTTCAGAGGAGGAGATCGCATGA
- a CDS encoding sodium-dependent transporter, translating into MGKQADNGTNNAGEQFSRAGFILAAIGSSVGLGNMWKFPYITGKYGGAAFFMVFIICLIIIGLPIMLAEMAIGRGGRGSAAASFTRLSGNKTWGGLGFISVLASFLIFSYYAVVAGWTLHYAMLSFTGNLFTSTDFGARFDTFIGSYWPIFWQGIVLLLTVLVLTAGISAGIERFNKILIPGLVILLVALVVRSLTLEGAAEGVGFFLNPDFGKLTPEAVLAALGHAFFSLSLGMGIMITYGAYVNKRQSLSGAAMAVGIGDLLYAFLAGMIIFPTTFAFQLEPAQGPGLAFVVLPVAFSAMPLGAWFGGLFFILLAIAALTSAVSLLEVSVSFLLERVKWGRTKTVWITGIVCFIVGLPSALSVGGTVKGLSFGGRSIFDWVDFVTSNIMLPLGGLIVTIFAGYFWKNASEEAGLTAGWFKVWLFMLRYIAPILVVLVFLYSTGLIRF; encoded by the coding sequence ATGGGCAAGCAAGCTGACAACGGCACTAATAATGCTGGCGAGCAGTTCTCGCGTGCGGGATTTATTCTCGCTGCGATCGGGAGCTCGGTAGGCCTTGGGAACATGTGGAAGTTTCCGTATATCACGGGAAAATACGGCGGAGCGGCATTTTTCATGGTCTTCATCATTTGCTTGATTATTATCGGCCTGCCTATCATGCTGGCGGAGATGGCGATCGGCAGGGGCGGGCGCGGCAGCGCGGCAGCCTCGTTCACCCGTCTGAGCGGCAACAAGACATGGGGAGGACTTGGCTTCATATCCGTTCTGGCGTCGTTTCTGATCTTCTCCTATTACGCGGTCGTTGCCGGGTGGACGCTTCATTATGCGATGCTGTCCTTCACGGGGAACCTGTTCACGTCGACGGACTTCGGCGCCAGGTTCGATACCTTCATCGGCAGCTATTGGCCGATATTCTGGCAGGGGATTGTTCTTCTCCTGACAGTCTTGGTTCTCACGGCGGGGATCTCGGCGGGGATCGAGCGGTTCAACAAAATTCTGATCCCCGGCCTTGTCATCCTGCTGGTCGCGCTGGTCGTGCGGTCGCTAACGCTGGAGGGCGCCGCGGAAGGGGTCGGCTTCTTTCTGAATCCCGATTTCGGCAAGTTGACGCCGGAGGCGGTGCTTGCCGCGCTCGGACATGCTTTCTTCTCGCTTTCGCTCGGGATGGGGATCATGATTACATATGGCGCGTACGTGAACAAGCGGCAATCGCTTAGCGGAGCTGCAATGGCCGTGGGAATCGGCGATTTGCTGTATGCCTTTCTGGCGGGGATGATCATATTCCCCACGACATTCGCTTTCCAGCTGGAGCCGGCGCAAGGTCCCGGACTCGCATTCGTCGTGCTGCCGGTCGCCTTCTCGGCGATGCCGCTGGGCGCGTGGTTTGGCGGGCTGTTCTTCATCCTGCTGGCGATTGCTGCACTAACTTCAGCTGTATCGCTGCTGGAGGTGTCGGTCTCCTTTTTGCTGGAGCGGGTAAAATGGGGGCGGACGAAGACGGTATGGATCACGGGCATCGTCTGTTTTATCGTGGGCCTGCCCTCCGCCTTGTCGGTCGGGGGAACGGTGAAGGGGCTGAGCTTCGGCGGTAGATCGATATTCGATTGGGTGGACTTCGTGACCTCGAATATTATGCTGCCGCTCGGGGGCTTGATCGTGACGATCTTCGCCGGCTACTTCTGGAAGAATGCCTCCGAGGAAGCCGGCCTCACGGCAGGATGGTTCAAGGTCTGGCTGTTCATGCTTCGCTATATAGCGCCGATTCTCGTCGTTCTTGTCTTTCTCTATTCGACGGGGTTAATACGATTCTAA